The Bacteroidales bacterium nucleotide sequence GGGTATATGCCATATTTGCAACGGGCGATGTGGTGGCTTTCGATATGGAGGGCAGGCAGGTATGGGGCCGGAACCTGGGGGTTCCCAACAATCACTACGGACATTCCTCATCGCTCCAGGTTTGGGGGAATAAGGTCGTGGTGCAGTACGACACCAATTCAAGCGGAAGAATGCTGGCCCTGAATACGGCTAACGGTGAGACGATCTGGGATGTGGAACGGCCGGTCCATATCTCCTGGGCATCTCCGATCCTGATCGATGTGGAAGGAAAGATCCAGGTGGTTACCACTGCCGATCCCTACGTGTCGGGACATGATCTGGAAAGCGGAGCAGAACTCTGGAAAGCAGAGGCGATGATGGGAGAAGTGGGGGCCTCCTGTGCTTACGGGGAGGGCCTGGTATTCGCAACCAACGAATATGCCCGGCTTGTAGCCATAGAGCCCCGGGCAGGGGCAGAGTTTGTGTGGGAGGATGATGAATTTCTGGCCGAAGCAGCCAGTCCCGTGGTTTACAACGGACTGCTCTATACAGCCACCAGCTACGGGGTGCTGGCCTGTTACGATGCCAGGACCGGAGAAAAGAAATTCGAAAAGGAATTTAACAATGGATTCTATTCTTCACCGATTATCGCCGACGGTAAGGTATATATTCTTGATATGCGTGGCGTGATGCATATATTGAAGGCCGATGCTACCGGGACCCTTATCGCCGAACCGGAACTGGGTGAAGGGGGATATGCCGTACCGGCCATGGCCGACGGGATGATCTACATCCGGGGCGATGAGCATTTGTTCTGTATTGAAAAATAATCGGATAGAGTCAATTACAAAGAATCAGGGAGACAGAAAGGTGGAGTTCGAAATAAAAGATATTGATGCGATTGTGCAGCGACTGGGAGGAAGCAGGCAGGCTGTGATACCGGTTCTGCAGGCCATTCAGGGCAAGTATAATTACCTTCCTGAGGAGGCCCTGCGCAGGGTGTGTGAGATTTCTGAAATTACCCCGGCACAAATTGTGGGGGTGGCCAGTTTTTACTCGCAGTTCAGGTTCAGTCCTGCCGGACAGCATATGATCAAGGTCTGCGTGGGTACGGCCTGTCATGTAAAGGGAGCTGTTCAGGTCTACGATGCCATGAAGCGCGAGCTGGGACTGGGGGAGCATGAAGATACCACCGGATCCGGAAAGTACACCATTGAAAAAGTCAACTGCCTGGGATGTTGTACCCTGGCCCCGGTGGTCCAGATCGACCAGGTCACTTACGGGCATGTGAGCACTTCCAAGGTGAGCGCTGTGCTGGCCGATTTTGAGACACAGAAAAGCGGACCGGGAAAGAAACAGTTTCGTCTGGCCGATGGAAGCGAAGTCAAGGGAGAAATCCGGATCGGACTGGGTTCCTGTTGTGTGGCCAGCGGGAGCGACGAGATCAGGGATGCCGTGAAGGAGACCATAGACCGCAACGGTCTGAATGTGAAACTGAAACATGTGGGTTGTGTGGGTATGTGTCACCAGGTACCCCTGGTGGAGATTGTCTCCACCCAGGGAGAACCCACCCTCTATTCCAAAGTAAATGCGGCCGATGTGGCCCAGATCGTGCAAAAGCATTTTCAGCCCGACGGTCTTCTGAAAAGGCTCTCCAATAAACTTCTGACGGTGGCCGACAGCATCAGGGATGACAGCCGCTGGGAGGGAGTCGACCGTTTTTCGCTGGATGTGAGAGAGAAGCATGTATCTCTCTTCCTCGATAAGCAGATTCCCATGGCCACCGAGTTCCGGGGGATCATCAATCCCATCAATGTGGAGGAGTATAAAAGCCGGGATGGATTTAAAGGGCTGACACGTATACTGAAAGAGATGAAACCCGCCCGGGTGGTGGAGGAGATCCTGGAGAGCGGGATCCGGGGACGGGGAGGAGGAGGTTATCCTTCCGGAAACAAGTGGAAGCTGGTGGCTCAACAAGCGGGCGATGTGAAGTATATCATTTGTAATGGAGATGAAGGAGATCCGGGTGCATTTATGGACCGGATGCTCCTGGAGTCCTATCCCTACCGGATCATCGAAGGGATGGTAGCGGCCGGGTATGCGGTCGGGGCCCCGGAAGGCATTCTCTATATCAGGGCCGAATATCCACTGGCAGTCACCCGCATTCTCCAGGCCCTGGATATTTGCCGGGAGCAGGGATATCTGGGAAAGAATATTCTGGGAACAGGGTTTGATTTTGATCTCACCGTGTATCAGGGGGCCGGTGCCTTTGTTTGCGGAGAGGAGACCGCCTTGATGGAGTCTATCGAAGGGAAGCGCGGATTTCCCAGGATCAGGCCACCCTACCCGGCGGTAAAGGGATTGTGGGGGGCGCCCACCCTGATCAACAATGCGGAGACCTTTGCCCAGATCTCCTACATCATGAAAAACGGAGCAGCGGCATTCAATAAAGTGGGGACCGAATCTTCAAGGGGAACCAAGGTATTTGCTCTGGCGGGAAAGGTGGCCCGGGGAGGGCTGATCGAGGTGCCCATGGGGATGACCATCCGCGAGGTGGTAGAGGAGATCGGTGGCGGGGTAGCCGGTGGCCGGAAGTTCAAGGCGGTACAGATAGGGGGCCCTTCAGGGGGCTGTGTGCCCTCCTGGAAGTCAGATACCCCCATCGACTTCGAGTCGCTGAAAGAGGTAGGGGCCATGATGGGGAGCGGCGGACTGGTGGTGCTGGACGATACCGACTGCATGGTCGATATAGCCCGGTATTTCCTCACCTTTACTCAGAATGAGTCCTGCGGGAAATGCAGTTTCGGCCGTATAGGCACCAAGCGGATGCTGGAGATCCTGGAGAAAATCACCACCGGGAAGGGAACGGAACAGGATATGGAAAACCTGGAGGACCTGGCCAACTGGACCAAGAAGGGGAGTCTTTGTGCCCTTTGCGGTACAGCCCCCAATCCCATACTCTCCACCCTGAGGTATTTCAGGGAGGAATATGAGGCCCATATCCGGGGGGAGTGTCCGGCCGGGAAATGCAAGGATCTGATAAAATATGAAATCACAGACGACTGCATAGGCTGTACTCTCTGTACACAGGAGTGCCCGGTGGATGCCATTGCATTCAGGCCCCATGAAAAGCATGAAGTGAATAACGACCTGTGTATTCAGTGTGACGGGTGCAGGCAGGTTTGTCCGGAAAATGCAGTTTTAGTCAGATAGGGAAACCTTAGAAAGTAAGAGAGGATATAGCGTGGTTAAAATAATGATAGATAAGCGGGAAACAGAGGTTGCCGAAGGCAGCAT carries:
- a CDS encoding NAD(P)H-dependent oxidoreductase subunit E, translating into MEFEIKDIDAIVQRLGGSRQAVIPVLQAIQGKYNYLPEEALRRVCEISEITPAQIVGVASFYSQFRFSPAGQHMIKVCVGTACHVKGAVQVYDAMKRELGLGEHEDTTGSGKYTIEKVNCLGCCTLAPVVQIDQVTYGHVSTSKVSAVLADFETQKSGPGKKQFRLADGSEVKGEIRIGLGSCCVASGSDEIRDAVKETIDRNGLNVKLKHVGCVGMCHQVPLVEIVSTQGEPTLYSKVNAADVAQIVQKHFQPDGLLKRLSNKLLTVADSIRDDSRWEGVDRFSLDVREKHVSLFLDKQIPMATEFRGIINPINVEEYKSRDGFKGLTRILKEMKPARVVEEILESGIRGRGGGGYPSGNKWKLVAQQAGDVKYIICNGDEGDPGAFMDRMLLESYPYRIIEGMVAAGYAVGAPEGILYIRAEYPLAVTRILQALDICREQGYLGKNILGTGFDFDLTVYQGAGAFVCGEETALMESIEGKRGFPRIRPPYPAVKGLWGAPTLINNAETFAQISYIMKNGAAAFNKVGTESSRGTKVFALAGKVARGGLIEVPMGMTIREVVEEIGGGVAGGRKFKAVQIGGPSGGCVPSWKSDTPIDFESLKEVGAMMGSGGLVVLDDTDCMVDIARYFLTFTQNESCGKCSFGRIGTKRMLEILEKITTGKGTEQDMENLEDLANWTKKGSLCALCGTAPNPILSTLRYFREEYEAHIRGECPAGKCKDLIKYEITDDCIGCTLCTQECPVDAIAFRPHEKHEVNNDLCIQCDGCRQVCPENAVLVR